From one Montipora capricornis isolate CH-2021 chromosome 10, ASM3666992v2, whole genome shotgun sequence genomic stretch:
- the LOC138022411 gene encoding magnesium-dependent phosphatase 1-like: MSMSSSLDDRSGGFRPKLIVFDLDFTLWPFWVDTHVTVPFTRKSNGSVVDRNGYKIKLYDESLAILELLRSKGMCMAAASRTEDPPAAKELLKVLDIDKYFSYKEIYPGSKVSHFKKFAQASGIPYKDMLFFDDEERNIQEISRLGVTCVLVERGMKQAVLENGLKKFATMRAR; encoded by the exons ATGTCGATGTCTTCATCTTTGGATGACAGAAGCGGAGGTTTTCGTCCCAAATTGATAGTGTTTGACCTCG attttactttgtgGCCATTTTGGGTGGACACTCACGTGACTGTTCCTTTCACAAGAAAAAG TAATGGATCTGTGGTAGATAGAAATGGATATAAAATTAAACTCTATGATGAATCACTTGCAATTCTGGAACTTCTGAGGTCCAAAGGAATGTGCATGGCAGCTGCATCAAG AACAGAGGACCCTCCTGCAGCTAAGGAACTCTTGAAAGTTTTAGATATTGACAAGTATTTCTCTTACAAAGAGATCTACCCAGGCTCAAAAGTCTCACATTTTAAAAA GTTTGCACAGGCCAGTGGTATCCCTTACAAAGATATGCTGTTCTTTGATGACGAAGAAAGAAACATTCAGGAGATCAGCAGATTGG GTGTAACATGTGTTTTGGTGGAACGAGGAATGAAACAAGCTGTGTTGGAAAATGGACTAAAAAAGTTTGCTACCATGCGAGCGAGATAG